In Methanocella paludicola SANAE, the sequence GCGAGGTTAAACGTCGCCCTGAACCGCTCTTCGCTCTCCCGCAGGGCCTCGTCAGCTATATCCCTCTCTTTCTCTGCCCTTTTTAGCGCTTTGACCCGGGCCCTCAGCTCCTTTATTTCTTGAGATACCTGCTCTTCGCTCTTGCTATCTTCCAGTACAGGGTTGGGATGCACGCCTCATTCCGCCGGGTCTGTTCTCTAACGATTAAATTATTAATATAATGTTAAAGCTATATGTATAAATTTCATTTGCTTTCCTGCCATATTATACCAAAATCTCAAAGTACATATATTATAAAATCGAATTTTTATAATACATATTTTTTACATAGTGGCGGAACGGTGACATGCAGTGGCATCGATAAAGGTAAAAGTGATCGTCCTTGTACTCCTGATGATCCTTCCTATTATTTTAATAGGGGCTGCAGGCACCCTGTACTTCCAGTACACCATCCGGCAAACCATATGGGACGACAACCTGGCGCAGGCGAAGGCCATATCCGCGATGACGCCGGAGTATATGGGCGCCTCGCAATTATACCTTACTAGCATTGCGGACCGGCCTCTGGTAGTAAGAGCTATGGAGAACGGGGATACGGCCTTTTTAACTTCGATGGCCGCTTATGCGAACAGCACCGAGCGCATTAACAGCGTGTACTTTACCGATAAGAACGGCACCGTTCTGGCCGCCACGGCTCCCTTGTCCGGCCTGATCGGTACCAGTGCCGTCGACCGGCCATATGTCAATAATGTGACCATGACGGGCATGCCATACATCGGGGATACGGAGCCCGGCATAGACAGGACGCCCGTAGTCGCCATCGGCGTCCCGGTAAAGAACAATAACGGGACGGTGATCGGCGTCATGGTCGGTACTATCGACCTCGACGACTATGCGAAAACCGTGCTCGGCACGCAGGTGAAGAACCAGCAATACATATACCTGGTGAACCGCACGGGCCACATCATCGTACACAACAACCCTCAATATGTGTTAGAGATGCGCGATTATACGTCCGTACCGGCAGTACAGCGTGTACTGAACGGCGAAACCGGCGTTATGGAGAACCATAACCCCGTGGAAAATGACGACCGGCTGGCCGCATATACACCGATAAAGACCCTTGGCTGGGGCGTGATCGTAGCCATACCAGTAAATGTGGCCTACGAGCCCGTCAGGAACGCCACAACATGGATGGTAGCCATTGTCGCCACTACCGTCATTCTTTCCATGATACTAGGGCTCTACGTCGGCAACGGTATTACCTCCCCGATAACGAAGCTCTCGACCGCCGTCAAGATGGCAGGCGAGAGCGAAAATTACCGGCACATGCTGCCGCTCGGCAGGGACGATGAGATCGGGGAGCTTGCCCGCTCGTTCAGCGGTATGATGGATATTATAAAAAAGGATATCGAGGAGCTCAAGCGGACAGGGGACGCGCTAAGAAAGGGCCAGCATATCCTCACGAAGTCTCAGGAGGTCGCCCATGTCGGT encodes:
- a CDS encoding sensor histidine kinase, which encodes MASIKVKVIVLVLLMILPIILIGAAGTLYFQYTIRQTIWDDNLAQAKAISAMTPEYMGASQLYLTSIADRPLVVRAMENGDTAFLTSMAAYANSTERINSVYFTDKNGTVLAATAPLSGLIGTSAVDRPYVNNVTMTGMPYIGDTEPGIDRTPVVAIGVPVKNNNGTVIGVMVGTIDLDDYAKTVLGTQVKNQQYIYLVNRTGHIIVHNNPQYVLEMRDYTSVPAVQRVLNGETGVMENHNPVENDDRLAAYTPIKTLGWGVIVAIPVNVAYEPVRNATTWMVAIVATTVILSMILGLYVGNGITSPITKLSTAVKMAGESENYRHMLPLGRDDEIGELARSFSGMMDIIKKDIEELKRTGDALRKGQHILTKSQEVAHVGNWAWNVQTGELTGSPECDRIFGYEPGQVRPSHNWAISRVHPDDRKIMEGLMETAIRTGKRGGADYRIVRPDGTIRYVNTIVDKIVHDKAGKVKWLYGISQDITERKQAEESMKEAKQRAELYLDLMGHDINNINQVAMGYLELANDRLPLSEEEKELISTPLDALKSSARLIENVRKLQRSKEGDLKTEVIDMGDVLSDVRDDYLRTSSDSIVIRYEKKESCHVLANSLIRDVFGNLIGNAIKHSEGRKPVEIDIRQDTMVENGKDYCRVAIEDNGPGIPDQLKQKLFHRFQRGDTHAHGKGLGLYLVRTLVEDYHGRAWVEDRVPGDHTKGSRFVVILPLAGN